In Amblyraja radiata isolate CabotCenter1 unplaced genomic scaffold, sAmbRad1.1.pri S121, whole genome shotgun sequence, the genomic window GTGAATGAAGAATTTGAACAATGCTGCTGTTctcaccatcaggagcgggggggCGCTGATGGCAAAGTCACATCCGGGATCCTGCAGGTCCAGctgcaataagcgagttcggtattccgaaaatcgCATGGAgtcaaaggtcattcgagaaTAGAAAAAGCTAACGGGGTGCCTGGTAGCGGGGGAAaacggggtgtaacagcgagagtgaGGGggtagatgcgagtgggagacagggggagagagtggaccgatggtgagaggtgggggagagagaaggcggTGAAAGACGTGCGTGGGGAGACAAGAGAGAGGAATTTCAGTTAGACAGACAACCACTGGTAAAGCCATGGCTCGTTGCTTCTAGGAGAGTCGAGAAAATGTCCTCAATCGAGAATGCAACTTCAGAACCCCCTCGTCTGGACCGCGCTGGAGATTTCCGCGGGCGCGaggaacaaatgacctaaagtttgcgttgagtgaactgagtgATCTTACCGTCCTCGTCATTCACCGGCGCATTGTGAGAGTGATGTGAGGCATCGGCCATGTTCTGGAATCCTAGCCGGCCGCCGCCGAGCAGCGGGATCGATGAGTCAGCGCCCGACAGGTGAGCGACCCGCGGTAGCTggtgcctctccgcacgccgctggAAAAACGGACACCTCTACTCCCCGGGTCGGGCGCTGACTCCTCGACCGGCTAGGATTCCAGAGCATCGCCGATGCCTCACATCAGCTCCTGATCCCCCGCCGCCTGTCCGGATAATGTGACCGACGTTGGCTGAGCTGAAGATGGGATCCAACCACTGTCACAAAACGCCGGTGTACGGCGAGGACCAGGACGgtaagaacactcagttcactcaacgcAAACTTGTGCCCGTGGAAATCCCCGCTCCCATCCATCCCAACCACGGCGCAAaagtctaatgtgtaggaagtctgaaggagggtcttctaTCCAGAGGTTCGCGGTCGGAGGTGTCGGCCGAGGCCCGTGGACGGGAGCGGACGGTCCAGGCCCGCAGCCAGCGCGGAAGGAAGACGCCGGCACCAGctcgactctgcctgtcccaccggcgGGACGAGCCGAGTTGAGCCGAAGTTGCTGCTTCTTTTCCGCGCTGCTACAGGCCGGCGGGACAAGTAGAAACGAGCTGGATCCGGCGCTCCCTCCCCCCGTGGCTGCCCCGGACGGGACACTCGGGAGCGGATGGGGATGGGGAGCGGTCGAGGACGGCCCAGCGGCGGCTGCTTAGGGACGAGACGCaggtctgcacccatgcagcGGCACGGCCGTCAAAAGTGTTTATCCCGAGTGACCCATGACctgtgcatgcgcagtcggaataccgaactcgcttatttccCCGTCCCCCACTGGGGGCAGCAGCGGATATCCGGCATCAGCAGCAGCACCGTGTATCCGGGTCACGTGATATCAGGCAGGGTCGCCTCTGACGTCACAGCCCAGCCCCCGTTGGGGTTTAAACCCGTATCGCGGTCgcttaaaggggagggcggccgtttaaaggggagggcggggaATCGGACAACAATATTCCAGTCCCCAGGGTGGTGCGTTGACACCAGAGATGTTCACACGTCCACTCTCAGTCCGGGTCTGGTTCCCCGCTGATTCTCCAGCTGCTTCCGTCCATCTTCACTGAACTCATTCCCCCCCAGCCTGAAACAAGtggaggaataaagaggaaataaacagatgaaacaacagtgtcaataacagggactggggttaatatttcaacaacatttacagaacaaaatcacaggagaaagaagcccgcggatggatggatggatcccctgatatattatcacattaaacattaacacaaacactcaccagATCTGCTCCAGACTCGGGTGGTTCAGTATGAGGCGGCGGAGAGCGGAGACAcatcggtctgtgagggagttgtATGCCAGCCACAGCTCCATCAGTGaggggtttgtactgagagcggagacgagatcctcggctccagaatctgtgagaccgacatggtccagcctggagatgagagagagtgagggtgagggacacagagagacaggagacggtgcaaatccccagtgtttatcagtgacacaattactgatcatattaatgttcagtgtcagacacccagtgagtgtgaacacaatctctcacagtctgggacttaccacagtgtctgtattttacagtccgggttcctcagagccacagacaccagtttcactccgggaTCTCCCAGTTTATTATCACCCAGGTTCAGCTCCGTCACCGtgtggtttgtactgagagcggaggcgagatcctcggctccagaatctgtgagaccgacatccatcagcctggagatgagagagagggagggtgagggacacagagagacaggagacggtgcaaatccccagtgttgatcagtgacacaattacgatcataataatgttcagtgtcagacacccagtgagtgtgaacacaatctctcacagtctgggacttaccacagtgtctgtattttacagtccgggttcctcagagccgcagacaccagtttcacaccAGAATCTCCCAGTTTATTATCACTCAGGTAGAGCTCCGTCAGTGAGGGGTTTGTACTGAGCGCGGAGACGAGATccacggctccagaatctgtgagaccgacactgtacagcctggagatgagagagagagagagtgagggtgagggacacagagagacaggagacggtgcaaatccccagtgtttatcagtgacaccattactgatcatattaatgttcagtgtcagacacccagtgagtgtaaacacaatctctcacagtctgggacttaccacagtgtctgtattttacagtccgggttcctcagagccgcagacaccagtttcactccggaatctcccaggtcgttgtctcccagtctaaacacaaacagacagagtaagtAACAAACTGATACAAACCCCGGCGGGGCTGAGATAGATAACTTCTCCCAAAGGGATATTTTATGGAAACACCTCAGCGAATGATTGAATAAATCTCTGTGGTTGtggtgtttggtgactttcaccatttTTCTCATTCCCCGACGACTGGGAAATGTTCCTCGTGCAGAGAACGGTGGCAACACACgcgacccggggggggggggggaatacgaGGGGTGCTCCACGTGCACAGTGACAGCCGCTCGGCCCCATACAAGGGGTGCTGATCAGAATAACAAAATAgtgaaacaattttacagttcagtgttagcaacaaacggacagttacctcaagcactgacacttgtgcagagccggtcccagccgctggagaccttcacactgaatgcggcagtACGCCAGATTGAGGTGTTTGATTGTAACACagagcctgatggcatgagacaggaccgcacagtcaatcggggtcagtcccaggccatagaatgaaagtgtttccacagatcccagtgtctgctgattctgtgactcaaacaggtagtgcatcgTGTTCAGGAGGCTCCGTTTACCAGCTTCACTCTCTGTGTTTCCAGCCCGGCGTTTAACCTCCTTCTTCACCCAGTCATtcactcggcagattgtttgatTAGGGAATTTACCCAGAAACTCCTTCAGGATCCAAGCTGcccgtggggaggagagaccagcgacaaaacggagaaacacttcaaatcgcccgtctgtcatgccatgggcttcaatgaggagtgtcgtgatatccccgcgatctacagtcaggaattgtgcgagagcggctacaaactcttggatggtgaggtgcgggaaggtgtacacaacgctccgggctgaatcctctctctccaaaagttccatcaggaacccggacaggaactgggaaggctgcagattgtatttgatcaaatctccatctgtgaacacaatgttcttctcagccactccagtgaaggccatctgaccaaccctcagtaacacctcacggaggttctcaatctcacggccgtggtttttcaggatgttgtaaataaagtagcaatatagttgggtgatggtcttgggaactcgctgcgggccccggtgtgtttgtgtgaagaaggggcccagtgtcaggacaaggatccagcagtaggaggg contains:
- the LOC116969200 gene encoding NACHT, LRR and PYD domains-containing protein 3-like isoform X1 is translated as MTVDPSNIVKHLSEVHSTTDRRFEVFLRFVAGLSSPRSTRVLEAFLGPFPNETICRVIDWVKEEVKRRAGNTESEAGKRSLLNTMHYLFESQNQQTLGSVETLSFYGLGLTPIDCAVLSHAIRLCVTIKHLNLAYCRIQCEGLQRLGPALHKCQCLRLGDNDLGDSGVKLVSAALRNPDCKIQTLWLYSVGLTDSGAVDLVSALSTNPSLTELYLSDNKLGDSGVKLVSAALRNPDCKIQTLWLMDVGLTDSGAEDLASALSTNHTVTELNLGDNKLGDPGVKLVSVALRNPDCKIQTLWLDHVGLTDSGAEDLVSALSTNPSLMELWLAYNSLTDRCVSALRRLILNHPSLEQIWLGGNEFSEDGRKQLENQRGTRPGLRVDV
- the LOC116969200 gene encoding NACHT, LRR and PYD domains-containing protein 3-like isoform X2 → MTVDPSNIVKHLSEVHSTTDRRFEVFLRFVAGLSSPRSTRVLEAFLGPFPNETICRVIDWVKEEVKRRAGNTESEAGKRSLLNTMHYLFESQNQQTLGSVETLSFYGLGLTPIDCAVLSHAIRLCVTIKHLNLAYCRIQCEGLQRLGPALHKCQCLRLGDNDLGDSGVKLVSAALRNPDCKIQTLWLYSVGLTDSGAVDLVSALSTNPSLTELYLSDNKLGDSGVKLVSAALRNPDCKIQTLWLDHVGLTDSGAEDLVSALSTNPSLMELWLAYNSLTDRCVSALRRLILNHPSLEQIWLGGNEFSEDGRKQLENQRGTRPGLRVDV